The Streptomyces sp. M92 nucleotide sequence TACACCCGCAAGCGGTTCCCGCACCCGTGCATATCGGCCACCGCCCGCCGAGGCCGTCCCGGGACACCGACTTCTTGGTCGGCGTCTCCGCAGGTCAGAGGGTGGGACGTCCCGTGTCGGCGTCACTTCGGCGGCACCTGTGGAGGCTCCCGCCGGGTGTCTCGCATGCTCGTTGCCGACAGCACCGCGAATGCAGGGGAGGGGAAACACATGCGAGGTTCGACCAGGGCGCTCGTGAGCGTGACCACCGCGATCGGAATCGCCGTCGGCGGTCTGGCCGCTGCCGGCACCGCCACGGCGGCGCCCGAACCGGTGCGGCAGCACGCGGCGAGCGCCGGGGCCGTCACACCGCTCGCGGTGAACAACCTGGGGCTGAGCAGGGCGCAGGCCAGGGAATGGCAGCGCCTGATGCTCAAGTACGGCTTCAACCCCGGCAAGGTTGACGGGCTGCTCGGCACCCAGAGCTGGAGGGCGTCGCAGGGCTACCTCAACCACCGGGGCTTCAGGGCCGGGGCAGAGGACGGCATCCTCGGCCCCGACACCATCAGGGCGCTGCAGCGCTACCTGAACGACCGCGGGGGCTATCGCCTCGTGGTCGACGGGATCGCCGGACCGCGCACCAAGGCCGCTTTCCGGGACCACATGTGCGCGTGCTGAGTCCTGGCTGAGGCCGCCAAGACGCCGCGGCCCGTCCTCCCACGGGGGAGAGGACGGGCCGCGTGTGCGTCTTCGGGCCTCAGAGCCGCTCGGGCGTCCTGATCCCCAGCAGGGCCATGCCCCGGTGCAGGGTGCGGGCCGTGAGGTCGCACAGGAAGAGCCGGTTCTCCACCTGCTGGGGCGTCTCGGCCTTCAGCACCGGGCACTTGTCGTAGAACGACGTGTACAGCGACGCCAGCTGGTACAGGTACGCGGTCAGCTTGTGCGGGGCGTACTCCGCGGCCGCCTCGAAGACCGTGTTCCCGAACGCGTCCAGGTGCAGGCCCAGCGCCCGCTCCGCCTCGTGCAGCTCCAGCTCCGGGTGGGCGGCGGGGCGGACCTCTCCGGCCTTGCGGAGGATCGACTGGATACGGGCGTAGGCGTACTGGAGGTACACGCTGGTGTCGCCGTTGAGCGAGACCATCTGGTCCAGGTCGAACTTGTAGTCGCGGTTCGGCGACGTCGACAGGTCCGCGTACTTCACGGCCCCGATGCCGACCTGCGCGGCCCGCTCCTGGATCTCGGCCTCGGTGAGGTCCCGCGCCTTCTCCCGCACGACCTCGGCGGCCCGCTGCACCGCCTCGTCCAGCAGGTCCTCCAGCCGCACGGTCTCGCCGGCACGCGTCTTGAACGGCTTGCCGTCCGCGCCGAGCACCGTGCCGTAGCCCATGTTGTGCGCGGTGACGTCGTCGTTCAGCCAGCCCGCCCGGCGGGCCGTCTCGAAGACCATCTTGAAGTGCAGCGACTGGCGCACGTCGACGACGTACAGCAACGTGGTCGCGTGCAGGTCGGTGACCCGGTTGCGGATCGCGGTCAGGTCGGAGGCCGCGTAGCCGAAGCCGCCGTCGGCCTTCTGCACGATCAGCGGCACCGGCTGGTCGTCCTTGCCGCGGATGTCGTCGAAGAACACCACGAGCGCGCCCTCGGAGCGCACCGCGACGCCCGTCTCCTCCAGGATGC carries:
- a CDS encoding peptidoglycan-binding domain-containing protein, yielding MSVTTAIGIAVGGLAAAGTATAAPEPVRQHAASAGAVTPLAVNNLGLSRAQAREWQRLMLKYGFNPGKVDGLLGTQSWRASQGYLNHRGFRAGAEDGILGPDTIRALQRYLNDRGGYRLVVDGIAGPRTKAAFRDHMCAC
- the argS gene encoding arginine--tRNA ligase translates to MASVTSLSDSVQQHLASALTATRPEAAGVDPLLRRSDRADYQANGILALAKKAKANPRELATEVVAHITTGDELIKDVEVSGPGFLNITVADRAITGNLAARYADGERLGVPPKEDAGVTVVDYAQPNVAKEMHVGHLRSAVIGDALRSMLDFTGERTIGRHHIGDWGTQFGMLIQYLFEHPGELAPAEEVDGEQAMSNLNRVYKASRAVFDSDEEFKERARKRVVALQSGDKETLELWQQFVDESKVYFYSVFEKLDMEIRDEEIVGESAYNEGMPETARILEETGVAVRSEGALVVFFDDIRGKDDQPVPLIVQKADGGFGYAASDLTAIRNRVTDLHATTLLYVVDVRQSLHFKMVFETARRAGWLNDDVTAHNMGYGTVLGADGKPFKTRAGETVRLEDLLDEAVQRAAEVVREKARDLTEAEIQERAAQVGIGAVKYADLSTSPNRDYKFDLDQMVSLNGDTSVYLQYAYARIQSILRKAGEVRPAAHPELELHEAERALGLHLDAFGNTVFEAAAEYAPHKLTAYLYQLASLYTSFYDKCPVLKAETPQQVENRLFLCDLTARTLHRGMALLGIRTPERL